One Oharaeibacter diazotrophicus DNA window includes the following coding sequences:
- a CDS encoding phage tail tube protein, whose translation MPTTPTPDAKTLELNLGREATYGVAPASYVRTYVYSYGVKPDKPLEDDRILGVGLTTARDQSEPAPGLVSLAGSVEVPLDMRHLGYWLTLLFGDAVKTGSGPYQHVFTSGAASLPTATIASQIGGSGPRQDTGLVARSGRFALAAEAGFRRVTLDLAGKDRTYPGSLSITPPTPPVRAPMPSATGILKIDGSQAAKVLAFDGTYANGFEEERYLDGAATVSGFAPGQNDAKWSGSMRVRWMDSTLEAQAAAGTPSSVEMVYQLSASLKLSLLSANVVFQRSGPDIGAPGRIEQTLAWRAHQTGAAAMLVATLTNDVATGYLS comes from the coding sequence ATGCCGACGACCCCCACCCCCGACGCCAAGACCCTCGAGCTCAACCTCGGCCGGGAGGCGACCTACGGCGTCGCGCCCGCGTCCTACGTCAGGACCTACGTCTATTCCTACGGCGTCAAGCCCGACAAGCCGCTCGAGGACGACCGCATCCTCGGCGTCGGCCTCACCACGGCGCGCGACCAGAGCGAGCCGGCGCCGGGGCTGGTGTCGCTCGCCGGATCGGTCGAGGTGCCGCTCGACATGCGCCACCTCGGCTACTGGCTGACGCTCTTGTTCGGCGACGCGGTCAAGACCGGCTCGGGGCCCTACCAGCACGTGTTCACGTCCGGCGCGGCGAGCCTGCCGACGGCGACGATCGCCAGCCAGATCGGCGGCTCGGGGCCGCGCCAGGATACCGGCCTCGTGGCGCGGTCGGGCCGGTTCGCCCTCGCCGCCGAGGCCGGGTTCCGAAGGGTCACGCTCGATCTCGCGGGCAAGGATCGGACCTATCCGGGATCGCTGTCGATCACGCCGCCGACGCCGCCGGTGCGGGCGCCGATGCCGTCGGCGACCGGAATCCTCAAGATCGACGGCAGCCAGGCCGCCAAGGTGCTGGCCTTCGACGGCACCTACGCCAACGGTTTCGAGGAGGAGCGCTACCTCGACGGTGCCGCCACGGTGTCGGGTTTCGCCCCCGGCCAGAACGACGCGAAGTGGTCGGGGTCGATGCGGGTGCGGTGGATGGACTCCACGCTGGAAGCGCAGGCCGCGGCCGGCACGCCGTCGAGCGTGGAGATGGTCTACCAGCTCTCGGCCAGCCTCAAGCTGTCGCTCCTCTCCGCCAACGTCGTGTTCCAGCGCTCCGGGCCGGACATCGGCGCGCCCGGGCGGATCGAACAGACGCTCGCGTGGCGGGCGCATCAGACCGGCGCCGCGGCGATGCTGGTGGCGACGCTGACCAACGACGTCGCGACGGGGTACCTGTCGTGA